The following coding sequences are from one Streptomyces sp. V3I7 window:
- a CDS encoding ABC transporter permease: MGRYVLRRLLQMIPVFVGATLLIFLMVNVMGDPVAGLCGERACDPATAAQLKKEFGLDQPVWQQYATYMGNVFTGDFGTAFNGQPVTELMAASFPVTVRLTIVAIVFEVAVGITLGVVTGLRRGRPVDTAVLLLTLVVISVPVFVTGLVLQLLLGVEWHWIQPSVSPAAPFDELIVPGLVLASVSLAYVTRLTRTSIAENKRADYVRTAIAKGLPRRRVVTRHLLRNSLIPVVTFIGTDVGALMGGAIVTERIFNIHGVGFQLYQGILRQNTQTVVGFVTVLVLVFLVANLLVDLLYAVLDPRIRYA; the protein is encoded by the coding sequence ATGGGTCGCTACGTCCTGCGGCGGCTGCTGCAGATGATCCCGGTCTTCGTCGGGGCCACGCTGCTGATCTTCCTGATGGTCAACGTGATGGGCGACCCCGTGGCCGGCCTGTGCGGCGAGCGGGCCTGCGACCCGGCCACCGCCGCGCAGCTGAAGAAGGAGTTCGGCCTCGACCAGCCGGTGTGGCAGCAGTACGCCACCTACATGGGCAACGTCTTCACCGGCGACTTCGGTACGGCGTTCAACGGGCAGCCGGTCACCGAGCTGATGGCGGCCTCGTTCCCCGTCACCGTCCGGCTCACCATCGTGGCGATCGTCTTCGAGGTCGCCGTCGGCATCACCCTCGGCGTGGTCACCGGACTGCGGCGCGGGCGGCCCGTCGACACGGCGGTGCTGCTGCTCACCCTCGTCGTCATCTCCGTGCCGGTCTTCGTCACCGGCCTCGTGCTCCAGCTGCTGCTCGGCGTCGAGTGGCACTGGATCCAGCCGTCGGTGTCACCGGCGGCCCCCTTCGACGAGCTGATCGTGCCGGGCCTGGTCCTCGCCTCGGTCTCCCTCGCCTACGTCACCCGGCTCACCCGCACCTCCATCGCCGAGAACAAGCGGGCCGACTACGTCCGTACGGCCATCGCCAAGGGACTGCCCCGCCGCCGGGTCGTCACCCGGCATCTGCTGCGCAACTCCCTCATCCCCGTGGTCACCTTCATCGGCACCGACGTCGGCGCGCTGATGGGCGGCGCCATCGTCACCGAGCGGATCTTCAACATCCACGGCGTCGGCTTCCAGCTCTACCAGGGCATCCTGCGGCAGAACACCCAGACCGTCGTCGGCTTCGTGACGGTCCTCGTCCTCGTCTTCCTGGTCGCCAACCTGCTCGTCGACCTGCTGTACGCCGTACTCGACCCGAGGATCCGCTATGCCTGA
- a CDS encoding ABC transporter permease encodes MPEQSYESEGAIAGTGMGGGMDLAASEAETLERGPAPPQGPGAGPPYPPAAAEGRPRSLWSDAWRDLRRNPVFVVCALIICFLVLISVWPSLIASGNPLKCDLAKAQEGSQPGHPFGFDGQGCDVYTRTVYGARTSVTVGVLATLGVAVLGSVLGGLAGYFGGLWDGILSRITDVFFAIPVVLGGLVLLSVVTSNTVWPVIGFMVLLGWPQLCRIARGAVITAKQNDYVQAARALGASHTRILLRHIAPNAVAPVIVVATIALGTYISLEATLSYLGVGLKPPSISWGIDISAASPYIRNAPHALLWPSGALAITVLAFIMLGDAVRDALDPRLR; translated from the coding sequence ATGCCTGAGCAGTCCTACGAATCCGAGGGCGCCATCGCCGGCACCGGCATGGGCGGCGGGATGGACCTGGCGGCGAGCGAGGCCGAGACGCTGGAGCGGGGCCCGGCCCCGCCGCAGGGCCCCGGCGCCGGACCGCCGTACCCGCCGGCCGCCGCCGAGGGGCGCCCGCGCAGCCTGTGGTCCGACGCCTGGCGGGACCTGCGCCGCAACCCCGTCTTCGTGGTCTGCGCGCTCATCATCTGCTTCCTCGTCCTCATCTCGGTCTGGCCCTCGCTGATCGCCTCCGGCAACCCCCTGAAGTGCGACCTCGCCAAGGCCCAGGAGGGCTCCCAGCCGGGCCACCCCTTCGGCTTCGACGGCCAGGGCTGCGACGTCTACACGCGGACCGTGTACGGCGCCCGTACGTCCGTCACGGTCGGCGTCCTCGCCACGCTGGGGGTCGCGGTCCTCGGGTCCGTCCTCGGCGGGCTCGCCGGGTACTTCGGCGGGCTGTGGGACGGGATCCTGTCCCGGATCACCGACGTCTTCTTCGCCATCCCCGTCGTCCTCGGCGGGCTCGTCCTGCTGTCCGTGGTGACCAGCAACACCGTCTGGCCCGTCATCGGGTTCATGGTGCTGCTCGGCTGGCCGCAGCTGTGCCGCATCGCACGCGGCGCGGTCATCACCGCCAAGCAGAACGACTACGTCCAGGCCGCCCGCGCCCTCGGCGCCTCCCACACCCGCATCCTGCTGCGGCACATCGCGCCCAACGCCGTCGCGCCGGTCATCGTCGTGGCCACCATCGCGCTCGGCACCTACATCTCGCTGGAGGCGACCCTGTCGTACCTCGGCGTGGGCCTGAAGCCGCCGAGCATCTCCTGGGGCATCGACATCTCCGCCGCCTCCCCCTACATCCGCAACGCCCCGCACGCCCTGCTGTGGCCCTCCGGCGCACTGGCGATCACCGTCCTGGCGTTCATCATGCTCGGCGACGCGGTGCGCGACGCCCTCGACCCGAGGCTGAGGTGA
- a CDS encoding ABC transporter ATP-binding protein, which yields MLLEVRDLHVEFGTRDGTARAVNGVTFGVDAGQTLAVLGESGSGKSVTAQAVMGILDTPPARITGGEILFQGRDLLKLKEDERRRIRGAEMAMIFQDALSALNPVLTVGDQLGEMFVVHRGMSRKDARARAVELMDRVRIPGAAQRVRDFPHQFSGGMRQRIMIAMALALEPALIIADEPTTALDVTVQAQVMELLAELQREYRMGLILITHDLGVVADVADRIAVMYAGRIVESAPVHDIYKAPAHPYTRGLLESIPRLDQKGQELSAIKGLPPSLTHIPPGCAFHPRCPMARDVCRTDEPPLYAVDEERASACHFWRECLNGLDH from the coding sequence GTGCTGCTCGAAGTGCGCGATCTGCACGTGGAGTTCGGAACTCGGGACGGCACCGCCAGAGCCGTCAACGGGGTCACCTTCGGCGTGGACGCGGGGCAGACGCTGGCCGTGCTCGGCGAGTCCGGGTCGGGCAAGTCGGTGACCGCGCAGGCCGTGATGGGCATCCTCGACACCCCGCCCGCGAGGATCACCGGCGGCGAGATCCTCTTCCAGGGCAGGGACCTGCTGAAGCTGAAGGAGGACGAGCGCAGGCGGATCCGCGGGGCCGAGATGGCCATGATCTTCCAGGACGCGCTGTCCGCCCTCAACCCCGTGCTCACCGTGGGCGACCAGCTCGGCGAGATGTTCGTCGTGCACCGCGGGATGTCGCGCAAGGACGCGCGGGCCAGGGCCGTCGAGCTGATGGACCGGGTCCGGATCCCGGGCGCCGCACAGCGCGTCCGCGACTTCCCGCACCAGTTCTCCGGCGGCATGCGCCAGCGCATCATGATCGCCATGGCGCTGGCGCTGGAGCCCGCGCTCATCATCGCCGACGAGCCCACCACCGCCCTCGACGTCACCGTGCAGGCCCAAGTCATGGAGCTGCTGGCCGAGTTGCAGCGCGAGTACCGCATGGGGCTCATCCTGATCACCCACGACCTGGGCGTCGTCGCCGACGTGGCGGACCGCATCGCCGTGATGTACGCCGGACGGATCGTCGAGTCGGCCCCCGTCCACGACATCTACAAGGCGCCCGCGCACCCGTACACGCGCGGCCTGCTGGAATCCATCCCGCGCCTGGACCAGAAGGGCCAGGAGCTGTCCGCCATCAAGGGCCTGCCGCCCAGCCTCACCCACATCCCGCCCGGCTGCGCCTTCCACCCCCGCTGCCCGATGGCCCGCGACGTGTGCCGCACCGACGAGCCCCCGCTGTACGCGGTCGACGAAGAGCGCGCCAGCGCCTGCCACTTCTGGAGGGAGTGCCTCAATGGCCTCGACCACTGA